The stretch of DNA GCCCCGGCCGCACTTCTCGCCGATTAAATCGCACAGGAGCCCGCATCTTGTTGCCGGACGGGAGAGGGAAGGAagcagagagagggaggggcgcatGACGGAAGTTGAACGCCGTCGAAGTGGGATGAACTGGTTCGGTCGTTTTTGTCAAACCAACTCATCCCGAATCTTAAAAGAATATTCCTCTTTCGAGGATGAGTTCATCCCTACGTTCTCCAACCAAACACTGCAAAAAACGGAATGGAGCGGCTCCGTCCTGGTTGATTCCTCCAACCAAAAACGCATCCTTAAGCGtttgacaaaaaaaatcaaatcaaatgaaTGCGTTAGCATTTCAACTAAAGCAGGTCCTCCATATGAAATAAGATCAGGGTCTTTACTGCAAAACAGCCTGTCAATTCATACAGCCATTGATTATAGGAAAGCTTTAACTACCATGAGCATATATAATTGGGTTAATTTGTTtggtgccattacaattttacaAGTTCTGAATTCtaccattacaattcacctatttagattcgtgccattacaattctgaAGTTGTTCGAGTCGTGCCATTTTCTACGTCGTTGATGCTTTTGGGTCCACACACAGGTCATTATATTTTTGTATGGACCAAAATACCCATGGTGTTGCTCTCTCTCCACATTACCGTCTAGCAGGTCCTACATGTCATATCCTTCATCATCCCACGCTACTGCACCCAGCCAGCAAAGGCGGAGAAAGCCAAATCGAGGCCCGAGGACACTCGATCTACGCCCGGAGATGACGAATcgaggcccggcggcggccgaaggTTGATGATGGATGGCGCAACGGCCACCAGGCGGACGGACGGCTCGCCCATGAGATCCGCAGGAACTGCGCAGACGAGATCAGGTGGGGTTGGCTTCGATGGGCAGCTTCTCCCCTCCTGCGATTGGACGGAGCGGAGCCGCAGAGGAGAGCGCCGCCAGCTCGATGGGTGGAGCTGGACGGGCTACTGCTTCTGCTATGACAAAGCTACTAAAAACAAATGGGGCTCCTGGTGTCTCGATCAGCATGCCGCCTCCCATTGATCCAAGGTGGGGTACTGAGGTGGGCTGTAGCGGATTTGCTCTGCCCCTGGAGATTCACCGCCGGGAGGGAGCAGGACCACATCTGCCCGCCGCTTGCGGTCTTGCGTGCGCCATTGGGAGCTCACCCCTGCCACGTCAGGCATCAGGTCGCGTCGCATCTCTTGTCCTCCGCAGCGACCTCGCGGTGCTACAGATCGGATGCACGGGGACGGCGGCCACCGGCCAGCCGGCTGCTGACGGCTTGAGGTCGCTGCTCGCACCAGCAACGTTCGAGGTCCCCTGCCGCTTCTATTGCCGAGGACCATAGTGGGATCGGAGAAGAAAGatatgacatgtgggacccGCTAGACAGTAATGTGGAGAGAGAGCAACAACATGGGTATTTTAGTCCATACAAAAATACAACGATCTGTGTGTGGACCCAAAAGCATCAAAGTCGTAGAAAATTGCACCACTCAGACAACTttagaattgtaatggcacgaaTCTAAATTGGTGAATTGTAATGGTAGAATTCAAAACTTGCAAAATTATAATAGCACCAAACAAATTAACCCTACATAATTAGGTAATTAGGATTCCTTTTTCATCCCCTCCGCTAACCAAAAGTACCAAACTGATCACCCGTGCTCGTATTCGTAGATCCACCCATCGCACGCACACACACGAACCCTACGGGCACCCGAGGTCCGGAGCAGCCACGCCGCATCTCTCCTCTTCTCTGCGCACccaccctcctctctctctctctctctctctctctcccgtcgTCGCCATTTATTACCCCTCTTCGCCGCAAAATTCCTGTCCTAGTAAAGGGTCCTGCGTCCACCGTCCACGTGGGCGGTGGCTGCGGCGTGGGCGGGCGCCGGAGATGTGAGAGCCGCCGCGGCGTTGGAGATGGCTGCGGCGGGAGCGGGGGGCGGGGGCGAGGGGAAGAAGCGGGGCGCGTCGCGGAGCTGGATCCTGTTCGACGCGGCCGGGGAGGAGCGGGTGCTGGATGCCGACAAGTACGCCATCATGCACCGCGTCGACATCAACGCGCGCGACCTCCGCATCCTCGACCCGCTGCTCTCCTACCCCTCCACCATCCTCGGGCGCGAGCGCGCCATCGTCCTCAACCTCGAGGTGCGCCCCTGGTCCCCGCCTCGCCGATGCTGAGCAGCTGAGGTGACTCTGTGCTACCAATTATGCGAGGAATTATTGCCCCGGAATTACTTGAATTTCGGTTCCTTTTGAGGATTTTTTTGGTGTTACATGGTGCTTTGTGGCTAGACGGTGCTGCCAATTGTTGAGCGGCAGAACCAACTTTTTAGTAGGCTCCGCTTGACTGATCCCCTAGCTGCGGGTGATTTTTCATGATCTCTGAATTTCTGATGGAGGTTTTGCATTCATGGTTAAGGGCGCTGATTACTTTGATGCAGCTGCTTTATCTCAACATGTAAAAGGCAGTTTCTAACAAAGTCTGTTTTCTCTTTTGATGGAATCTTCATCGGTGGTTCGAGCAGCATATAAAGGCGATCATTACTTCCGAGGAGGTAAATTTTGAATTGTACTGCTTAGTTCTTCTTTCGACTGGTTAGCTGCTATGAGCTTTCAATTTGTTCTTCTCATAATCTGGGCTCTAGAGTAGTAACAGGTTTCTGTGAGTTAAACTTGCAATATCACTCATGCTAACTTGGATGATTAGATATCTGTAATTTCATAGTTGGAACTGAGGATCCTAAATACTCCTTTCTTAGGTGTGGTAGATGTGGTAACTCACAGCTGCTGTGTCTGGCTTGGCTCAGGTTTTGCTTAGGGATCCATCTGATGAGAATGTAATCCCCGTAGTAGAGGAGCTCCGGAGGCGCTTAGCACCATCAAGTGCCACTCAGCATGATGGAAAGGAGAACTTAAGTGGCCAGCATGATGCAGAAGGGGCGGAAGAAGATGGTAAGTTGGGCTTTGCCATTCTTTTGTCAACTGCTTGTGGTAGAAGGATGTTTctatatttgtgtaatgttgaTGTAGTTACTTTGTTTGACATATATCCCTCTTGTATTCCATTTTACTTTGATGCCTGAACAAACAAGCAAAGAAATGTTTTTAGCCATAAAAAGTACACAATGAATAAATGGATGTAAAATATTTTGATTGAGATATGGACATGCCATTGTgttccttcctttcttttttggTCTGTGTCCTTGTCCAGGACATTCTTTTGGGAAAAATACGACATGTTGGGTCCAAGTAGAAAGTCCACAGTATATAGCCATGGCACTTGGCACCTAACTGTGATATGCTAATGCGCTATCATGGTCTCCTTGCACTGGGTCAATAATGTTGTATGGCTCCCCTCTCTCTAAATTATGTTCATTTGACTTATACTAGGAGTTTCGCATAAATGAAATTATGAAAGCGACTTGAGATATCCAAATTatgatttgtttgtgaattgtgaCGTGTGTGTGTGCCTGCACACtatcccttttcttttctcaaacAAAGATGATCATGAAGAAAGAATAACATTGACCAGAGCATAGTAACATATTTCTAAGTATAAACCCAAATCGATACTTGATTTATATGAGACCATTATGTTTCATTTCTGTAAACTGATCCTATGCTTTTTTAAGTTTGTCTACTGTAGAAAAACAAATTACAGTTCACGTGCCATTTGCCCATTTGGAGCCATATCTTGATCCCCTTGGGTCAATTGATGGCAAACATTCTATCTGTGTAATTGGCTCATGCTAGATGAAAGTACAACAAAAGCCTGGTTGTTGTTTCACTAATGTTTATTCTGGTTGGATTGTTTTGCTAAGTTCTTAATGGATTCCCAGAGTATTTATACACAATTCATTAACATCCTGCAATCTGATTTCATGAACTCCAGAATCTCCTTTTGAGTTTCGTGCACTGGAGGTTACTCTGGAAGCTATATGCAGTTTCCTTGATGCGCGCACTACTGAGCTTGAGACTGATGCTTACCCAGCTTTGGATGAATTGACATCCATGGTGAGTGAATGTGCTAGCATACTGTGTTCCATTAGTATGAACTTGATTAGATCACTCTAGCACGTATTAACAAAGTCCAGCCCTGGAAACATGATCTGATTTGTTTTAAGTAATATTTGAAAGATATGCTAATTGCAGGGTTCAGAAATGTGCTActttacattttttttcataaatgaAATTTGGATATACATGCAGACATTGGATAAAGTAATGCTGCAGAATCATCTTTTAGTTTCTTATCTGTAGGGAACTAGGGAGAGCTAGCATTGTTTGGTAGAAATTTCTACACGTAATGACAACAAAAGATTGCAACAACAGTGACCTTGATGCTCGACCTCCCTTAGCCCCTTTTGGTCATAGATATTCTGGCATCATTTTGGTAGCAATCAAATTTACATGCTGATTTGTAAATAAGGCTAAACGAATACTAAAATTGCTATCTTTCAAGCATGCTAGTCTGAAAGTGAAAACATAAGTCTATATAAGCATAATTTTCAATTCATTCTAACTGTAACAGATAATCTGCTGTGTGATTAAGTTTAATTCACTTCCAACATAATATTGGCTAAGTTGCATGGTGGCACCCCAGAATAAACTAAAGCTGCATTGGTGAATAGTATTGACAAAACATGCAAAGCGATCTCCTTGACAACATCATATGTTTCCAGGATTCAGTATACCCATGAAGGCACATTAGTAGGATCTTTCTAATTCCTAATTACATCCTCTTCATACACTGCTGTAGCAACTTCATTTTTTTCCACATTAAGCTGAACTGTTGTGGACCTCACAGATCAGCAGCCGCAACTTGGATAGAGTACGAAAGTTAAAAAGCGGCATGACAAGATTGACTGCAAGGGTTCAGAAGGTCTGGTTCCTCTTCATTCTATTCCATTTGATTTGCTATAACTTTTATGTACAGTGAAACTTTTGCATATTTTCTTGAGAATGTGGATCTTGTGCTATTCACTGTATTCCGAAAGTCATGTTGCAATCCCAGTTCCTATGCTTTGTGGAAGCTTAGCTCTGATCATGAGCCATGTCGCTGCAAGAGGCTAGACAGTCGTGACAGGAAAGCCCAATGTTCATTGGCCTTTGGGGATTGATAAGCTTAGAAGATAGAATTGACTATAGGGATCAGGaaatatgttttttttcctAGTAGGTTCAATTTGTTCATttcaagaactgaagcaaacacTAAGATGTCGGTATCTGGAAGAGTGCTGAATTGCTGATGACATTTCTATACTTTACTACACTGAGTTTTTAATTTTAAGAAACAAAAGAGCAAACTTCTGATTCTGGACCTGTGTTGAATTAGCTTAGTTTTGTACCGTATTGTTTGCCTTAAAATGCTTTGATGCGATTGAGTAGCTTAGTTTTCTGGAAAACATATTCTCTACAAATGAACCAACAAATTTGGTTGACCTTTCTGTGTAAGATATTCACAATGCAGCCATTCTAAAGCTAATTATTTTATGATGTACGAGTCTTGGATTTTTGTTCTCTTTTTATGGTTTTGTCCATAAACAAAAGGTATCACAAAATGTTCTCTATTTGCCAGGTGAGAGATGAGCTTGAACAATTattggatgatgatgatgacatggCTGATCTTTACTTGTCTAGAAAGTTGGCTGGGGCATCTTCCCCTGTCAGTGGTTCTGGAGGACCAAATTGGTTCCCTGCATCCCCAACTATTGGTTCAAAAATATCAAGAGCAAGCAGAGCCAGTGCACCTACCATACATGGAAATGAGAATGATGTGGAAGAACTGGAGATGTTGCTGGAGGTTTGTATTTTGCTCCTTTACTTGAAGGCCATAACTTATCGGTTGTTATTGCCTTTGGTTAAGTCTTTGGAGTTTCTTTAATTTGCAGGCATATTTCATGCAAATTGATGGCACTTTAAACAAATTGACAACGGTAAGTTGGCGTAGCTGGTTTTAACTTTACAACATCACTGTCCTCATGCTATGAGAACTTTTAGGATTTAGCCCTGTGCTGACACTGTATTTTTCCGCGGCACCTTTTCAGCTGAGAGAGTACATTGATGACACGGAAGATTACATCAATATCCAGGTAACGTTTTGTGTTTGCGTGCTAGTATGTTTTTACCATTCAGTTTCTaaagtctttttttttgtttttctttcttttgctgTGCAGCTTGACAACCACCGTAATCAGTTGATTCAGGTAATTTACAATAGCACAGGACATTGTTAGATATGTAGAAACTTCAGAGATGCAGATTGGTTTTAGACAAGTAGCACCTTAGTAGTTTGATGTTAATCAATAGGTGCTGAATGGGCAGTTCATTCCCATAAACTTGTCGTATCACCCAAGCAAAGTCTTGATTAATACTTGTTGCATTTTGGCACTATGTTAGTGTaacatattttttccttttgatcCCCGCAGCTAGAGTTATTCTTGAGTTCTGGGACCGTTTGCTTGTCGCTTTACTCGTTAGTTGCTGGAGTCTTTGGTATGAATATACCGTACACCTGGAATGAGGACCATGGATACGTCTTCAAATGGGTAAGTTACTGCTCGCACTCTGACATGCTGTGTGATAATTGTCTGATTGATGGCTTGTTGTTTTCTGTAACTTATTCCCCCTGTAACAGGTGGTTCTCGTATCCGGGCTTTTTTGCGCCTTTATGTTTGTCTCCATTGTTGCTTATGCGAGGCACAAGGGTCTCGTTGGATCCTGAATAGCTGAAATAACCGCAGCTTGCTTCCCTCAACTGTAAATTGAGCTAGAGAGCATCAACTTTGCGGTGTGATTCATCTCTTGTACCAAATTCATTAGTATCAAATTGGGGATATTGAATAGGAACAattaatagaaaaaaaattaatgcaaaagaaatATATGGCGATGTCTCCCACTTGTTTCCCGGTTTCTTAATGTTTTCTGCGAGTTATCGAAGTTGACGCTATTAACTAGGTAGCTCTTTCTCAAATTATTTCATAACTGTTGCACAGGTATCTGCGTTCTCCTTAACTTTTCGTGTAGAAAAGCCTCCCTTTTCCTCTTATAATTTGAATCATTGCTTGTGACATTTCTGAATGAGTGTTAACACGATGGCACCAGCGTGACAATGATATTCTCATATCTCGCGTGATTTGAGTTTCTGGAAGTCCTTTACCCTTCTGCAAGCTAATCTTACTTTACTAGAGGCCTATGCCTCCTGTTGAAAACATCATCTTCTCTTTGGTATAATAAAGCGCTTTTTTATAACATCGGTATAATAAAGCTATTACTAACACATAGAGTGGTTATGAATTGTACATTACTACCAGAGGCGTCTGCTTCCTGTTTTGAGCGACAGCTTCGGACACAAACAGCTACAAGGCCCAAGGCCCAGAGACTGAGACCTTTGGGAAGAAAGCCAATTCGATATGGAGTACTTTTCTAATGCGAGGCTTCATTTATTTTGGACCTTATTGAGAATCTGAGATCGCAGGCAGAGCTACGCGAGATTGAATTTGGCGAGGATATTGTCGAGCTTCTCCTTGGACAGCGGCTGCGAGCACACAGGTTCAGACAGTATCAGGAAATGCTCACTGAATCATCTCAAAGAAACAATCGCTCGGAACAGAGCCGCTCAATGCTGCACTGCCCACCTACCCCTTGTACAAGAGAGGAGTCCGTGCATGAGAGAGCACGCGGTCAGTTGGCTGGCTCACCTTGGGCGTGAAGTGGTCGGCCCCGGCCTTGATGaacgcgtcggcgtcggcggcgaggctgtCGCTCGACAGCCCGACGATCGGCGTCGTGACGCCCAGCGCCCGAATCTGCCGCGTCGCCTGCACGCACACGCCGGTCGGCGTCAGCTCGTCGACGTCGCTACAGTTGAAACCGGGCGAGTTTGTTGTGTAACGGCGCTCGCAGCCGCACCGACGAGGTACCTCGTGTCCGTCCATGACGGGCATCTGCCGGTCGGTGAGGATGAGGTCGTAGGCGCCGCCCTCCCGCACGCGTCGCACCGCctcggcgccgttccaggcctCGCTcagctccacgccgccggcgtcccgCAGCAGCGCCCTGGCCAGAAACTGCGCGCCAGGGCGATCGCACCAGCCGG from Panicum virgatum strain AP13 chromosome 9K, P.virgatum_v5, whole genome shotgun sequence encodes:
- the LOC120649812 gene encoding two-component response regulator ORR41-like isoform X2, coding for MAGAAAAERRVIRVLLVEDEEIHRFLARALLRDAGGVELSEAWNGAEAVRRVREGGAYDLILTDRQMPVMDGHEATRQIRALGVTTPIVGLSSDSLAADADAFIKAGADHFTPKPLSKEKLDNILAKFNLA
- the LOC120649812 gene encoding two-component response regulator ORR41-like isoform X1 yields the protein MAGAAAAERRVIRVLLVEDEEIHRFLARALLRDAGGVELSEAWNGAEAVRRVREGGAYDLILTDRQMPVMDGHEVPRRCGCERRYTTNSPGFNCSDVDELTPTGVCVQATRQIRALGVTTPIVGLSSDSLAADADAFIKAGADHFTPKPLSKEKLDNILAKFNLA
- the LOC120649811 gene encoding magnesium transporter MRS2-I-like, which gives rise to MAAAGAGGGGEGKKRGASRSWILFDAAGEERVLDADKYAIMHRVDINARDLRILDPLLSYPSTILGRERAIVLNLEHIKAIITSEEVLLRDPSDENVIPVVEELRRRLAPSSATQHDGKENLSGQHDAEGAEEDESPFEFRALEVTLEAICSFLDARTTELETDAYPALDELTSMISSRNLDRVRKLKSGMTRLTARVQKVRDELEQLLDDDDDMADLYLSRKLAGASSPVSGSGGPNWFPASPTIGSKISRASRASAPTIHGNENDVEELEMLLEAYFMQIDGTLNKLTTLREYIDDTEDYINIQLDNHRNQLIQLELFLSSGTVCLSLYSLVAGVFGMNIPYTWNEDHGYVFKWVVLVSGLFCAFMFVSIVAYARHKGLVGS